A genome region from Cyprinus carpio isolate SPL01 chromosome B23, ASM1834038v1, whole genome shotgun sequence includes the following:
- the LOC122141873 gene encoding protein FAM186A-like isoform X28, which translates to MTGLVLTPLQLRMMGPVLMALQLRMMGPVLTPLQLRMMGPVLMPPRLRMMGLVMPLQLRMMGLVLMPPRLRMTGPVLMPPRLRMTGPVLMPPRLRMMGLVLVLTPLQLRMMGPVLMPLRLRMMGPGLVLMPQLRMMGPVLMPPRLRMMGPVLVLTPLQLRMMGPVLMPPRLRMTGPVLMPPQLRMMGPVLMPPRLRMMGPVLVLTPLQLRMMGPVLMALQLRMTGPVLMALQLRMMGPVLMPPRLRMMGLVLMPPRLRMMGPVLMPPRLRMMGPVLTPLQLRMTGPVLMALQLRMMGPVLMPPQLRMMGPVLMPPRLRMMGPVLMPPRLRMMGPVLMPPRLRMMGPVLTPLQLRMTGPVLMPPQLRMMGPVLMPPRLRMMGPVLTPLQLRMMGPVLMPPRLRMTGLVLVLMPLQLRMMGPVLMPPQLRMMGPVLMPLRLRMMGLVLMPPRLRMTGPVLVLTPLQLRMMGTVLMPPRLRMMGPVLVLTPLQLRMMGPVLMPPRLRMMGVVLTPPRLRMMGVVL; encoded by the exons ATGACAGGTCTTGTTCTAACACCACTTCagctcaggatgatgggtccggttctAATGGCACttcaactcaggatgatgggtccggttctAACACCACttcaactcaggatgatgggtccggttctaatgccaccacgactcaggatgatgggtctggTAATGCCACttcaactcaggatgatgggcCTGGTTCTAATGCCACCACGACTCAGGATGACGGGTCCGGTTCTAATGCCACcacgactcag GATGACGGGTCCGGTTCTAATGCCACcacgactcag GATGATGGGCCTGGTTCTGGTTCTAACGCCACttcaactcaggatgatgggtccggttctaatgccactgcgactcaggatgatgggtccggGTCTGGTTCTAATGCCtcaactcaggatgatgg gtccggttctaatgccaccacgactcaggatgatgggtccggttctGGTTCTAACGCCACttcaactcaggatgatgggtccggttctAATGCCACCACGACTCAG GATGACGGGTCCGGTTCTAATGCCACcacaactcaggatgatgggtccagttctaatgccaccacgactcaggatgatgggtccggttctGGTTCTAACACCACttcaactcaggatgatgggtccggttctAATGGCACttcaactcag GATGACGGGTCCGGTTCTAATGGCACttcaactcaggatgatgggtccggttctaatgccaccacgactcaggatgatgggtctggttctaatgccaccacgactcaggatgatgg gtccggttctaatgccaccacgactcaggatgatgggtccggttctAACACCACTTCAACTCAGGATGACGGGTCCGGTTCTAATGGCACttcaactcaggatgatgg gtccggttctaatgccacctcaactcaggatgatgggtccggttctAATGCCACCACGACTCAG gatgatgggtccggttctaatgccaccacgactcaggatgatgg GTCCGGTTCTAATGCCACcacgactcaggatgatgggtccggttctAACACCACTTCAACTCAGGATGACGGGTCCGGTTCTAATGCCACcacaactcaggatgatgg gtccggttctaatgccaccacgactcaggatgatgggtccggttctAACACCACttcaactcaggatgatgggtccggttctAATGCCACCACGACTCAGGATGACGGGTCTGGTTCTGGTTCTAATGCCACttcaactcaggatgatgggtccggttctaatgccaccacaactcaggatgatgggtccggttctaatgccacttcgactcaggatgatgggtctggTTCTAATGCCACCACGACTCAGGATGACGGGTCCGGTTCTGGTTCTAACGCCACttcaactcaggatgatgggtacggttctaatgccaccacgactcaggatgatgg gtccggttctGGTTCTAACGCCACttcaactcaggatgatgggtccggttctaatgccaccacgactcaggatgatgggtgTGGTTCTAAC GCCACcacgactcaggatgatgggtgTGGTTCTGTGA
- the LOC122141873 gene encoding protein FAM186A-like isoform X45 has translation MTGLVLTPLQLRMMGPVLMALQLRMMGPVLTPLQLRMMGLVLMPPRLRMTGPVLMPPRLRMTGPVLMPPRLRMMGLVLVLTPLQLRMMGPVLMPLRLRMMGPGLVLMPQLRMMGPVLMPPRLRMMGPVLVLTPLQLRMMGPVLMPPRLRMTGPVLMPPQLRMMGPVLMPPRLRMMGPVLVLTPLQLRMMGPVLMALQLRMTGPVLMALQLRMMGPVLMPPRLRMMGLVLMPPRLRMMGPVLMPPRLRMMGPVLTPLQLRMTGPVLMALQLRMMGPVLMPPQLRMMGPVLMPPRLRMMGPVLMPPRLRMMGPVLMPPRLRMMGPVLTPLQLRMTGPVLMPPQLRMMGPVLMPPRLRMMGPVLTPLQLRMMGPVLMPPRLRMTGLVLVLMPLQLRMMGPVLMPPQLRMMGPVLMPLRLRMMGLVLMPPRLRMTGPVLVLTPLQLRMMGTVLMPPRLRMMGPVLVLTPLQLRMMGPVLMPPRLRMMGVVLTPPRLRMMGVVL, from the exons ATGACAGGTCTTGTTCTAACACCACTTCagctcaggatgatgggtccggttctAATGGCACttcaactcaggatgatgggtccggttctAACACCACttcaactcaggatgatgg gcCTGGTTCTAATGCCACCACGACTCAGGATGACGGGTCCGGTTCTAATGCCACcacgactcag GATGACGGGTCCGGTTCTAATGCCACcacgactcag GATGATGGGCCTGGTTCTGGTTCTAACGCCACttcaactcaggatgatgggtccggttctaatgccactgcgactcaggatgatgggtccggGTCTGGTTCTAATGCCtcaactcaggatgatgg gtccggttctaatgccaccacgactcaggatgatgggtccggttctGGTTCTAACGCCACttcaactcaggatgatgggtccggttctAATGCCACCACGACTCAG GATGACGGGTCCGGTTCTAATGCCACcacaactcaggatgatgggtccagttctaatgccaccacgactcaggatgatgggtccggttctGGTTCTAACACCACttcaactcaggatgatgggtccggttctAATGGCACttcaactcag GATGACGGGTCCGGTTCTAATGGCACttcaactcaggatgatgggtccggttctaatgccaccacgactcaggatgatgggtctggttctaatgccaccacgactcaggatgatgg gtccggttctaatgccaccacgactcaggatgatgggtccggttctAACACCACTTCAACTCAGGATGACGGGTCCGGTTCTAATGGCACttcaactcaggatgatgg gtccggttctaatgccacctcaactcaggatgatgggtccggttctAATGCCACCACGACTCAG gatgatgggtccggttctaatgccaccacgactcaggatgatgg GTCCGGTTCTAATGCCACcacgactcaggatgatgggtccggttctAACACCACTTCAACTCAGGATGACGGGTCCGGTTCTAATGCCACcacaactcaggatgatgg gtccggttctaatgccaccacgactcaggatgatgggtccggttctAACACCACttcaactcaggatgatgggtccggttctAATGCCACCACGACTCAGGATGACGGGTCTGGTTCTGGTTCTAATGCCACttcaactcaggatgatgggtccggttctaatgccaccacaactcaggatgatgggtccggttctaatgccacttcgactcaggatgatgggtctggTTCTAATGCCACCACGACTCAGGATGACGGGTCCGGTTCTGGTTCTAACGCCACttcaactcaggatgatgggtacggttctaatgccaccacgactcaggatgatgg gtccggttctGGTTCTAACGCCACttcaactcaggatgatgggtccggttctaatgccaccacgactcaggatgatgggtgTGGTTCTAAC GCCACcacgactcaggatgatgggtgTGGTTCTGTGA
- the LOC122141873 gene encoding protein FAM186A-like isoform X43, whose protein sequence is MTGLVLTPLQLRMMGPVLMALQLRMMGPVLTPLQLRMMGPVLMPPRLRMMGPVLMALRLRMTGPVLMPPRLRMMGLVLVLTPLQLRMMGPVLMPLRLRMMGPGLVLMPQLRMMGPVLMPPRLRMMGPVLVLTPLQLRMMGPVLMPPRLRMTGPVLMPPQLRMMGPVLMPPRLRMMGPVLVLTPLQLRMMGPVLMALQLRMTGPVLMALQLRMMGPVLMPPRLRMMGLVLMPPRLRMMGPVLMPPRLRMMGPVLTPLQLRMTGPVLMALQLRMMGPVLMPPQLRMMGPVLMPPRLRMMGPVLMPPRLRMMGPVLMPPRLRMMGPVLTPLQLRMTGPVLMPPQLRMMGPVLMPPRLRMMGPVLTPLQLRMMGPVLMPPRLRMTGLVLVLMPLQLRMMGPVLMPPQLRMMGPVLMPLRLRMMGLVLMPPRLRMTGPVLVLTPLQLRMMGTVLMPPRLRMMGPVLVLTPLQLRMMGPVLMPPRLRMMGVVLTPPRLRMMGVVL, encoded by the exons ATGACAGGTCTTGTTCTAACACCACTTCagctcaggatgatgggtccggttctAATGGCACttcaactcaggatgatgggtccggttctAACACCACttcaactcaggatgatgggtccggttctaatgccaccacgactcaggatgatgg GTCCGGTTCTAATGGCACTTCGACTCAGGATGACGGGTCCGGTTCTAATGCCACcacgactcag GATGATGGGCCTGGTTCTGGTTCTAACGCCACttcaactcaggatgatgggtccggttctaatgccactgcgactcaggatgatgggtccggGTCTGGTTCTAATGCCtcaactcaggatgatgg gtccggttctaatgccaccacgactcaggatgatgggtccggttctGGTTCTAACGCCACttcaactcaggatgatgggtccggttctAATGCCACCACGACTCAG GATGACGGGTCCGGTTCTAATGCCACcacaactcaggatgatgggtccagttctaatgccaccacgactcaggatgatgggtccggttctGGTTCTAACACCACttcaactcaggatgatgggtccggttctAATGGCACttcaactcag GATGACGGGTCCGGTTCTAATGGCACttcaactcaggatgatgggtccggttctaatgccaccacgactcaggatgatgggtctggttctaatgccaccacgactcaggatgatgg gtccggttctaatgccaccacgactcaggatgatgggtccggttctAACACCACTTCAACTCAGGATGACGGGTCCGGTTCTAATGGCACttcaactcaggatgatgg gtccggttctaatgccacctcaactcaggatgatgggtccggttctAATGCCACCACGACTCAG gatgatgggtccggttctaatgccaccacgactcaggatgatgg GTCCGGTTCTAATGCCACcacgactcaggatgatgggtccggttctAACACCACTTCAACTCAGGATGACGGGTCCGGTTCTAATGCCACcacaactcaggatgatgg gtccggttctaatgccaccacgactcaggatgatgggtccggttctAACACCACttcaactcaggatgatgggtccggttctAATGCCACCACGACTCAGGATGACGGGTCTGGTTCTGGTTCTAATGCCACttcaactcaggatgatgggtccggttctaatgccaccacaactcaggatgatgggtccggttctaatgccacttcgactcaggatgatgggtctggTTCTAATGCCACCACGACTCAGGATGACGGGTCCGGTTCTGGTTCTAACGCCACttcaactcaggatgatgggtacggttctaatgccaccacgactcaggatgatgg gtccggttctGGTTCTAACGCCACttcaactcaggatgatgggtccggttctaatgccaccacgactcaggatgatgggtgTGGTTCTAAC GCCACcacgactcaggatgatgggtgTGGTTCTGTGA
- the LOC122141873 gene encoding protein FAM186A-like isoform X34 — protein sequence MTGLVLTPLQLRMMGPVLMALQLRMMGPVLTPLQLRMMGPVLMPPRLRMMGLVMPLQLRMMGLVLMPPRLRMTGPVLMPPRLRMMGLVLVLTPLQLRMMGPVLMPLRLRMMGPGLVLMPQLRMMGPVLMPPRLRMMGPVLVLTPLQLRMMGPVLMPPRLRMTGPVLMPPQLRMMGPVLMPPRLRMMGPVLVLTPLQLRMMGPVLMALQLRMTGPVLMALQLRMMGPVLMPPRLRMMGLVLMPPRLRMMGPVLMPPRLRMMGPVLTPLQLRMTGPVLMALQLRMMGPVLMPPQLRMMGPVLMPPRLRMMGPVLMPPRLRMMGPVLMPPRLRMMGPVLTPLQLRMTGPVLMPPQLRMMGPVLMPPRLRMMGPVLTPLQLRMMGPVLMPPRLRMTGLVLVLMPLQLRMMGPVLMPPQLRMMGPVLMPLRLRMMGLVLMPPRLRMTGPVLVLTPLQLRMMGTVLMPPRLRMMGPVLVLTPLQLRMMGPVLMPPRLRMMGVVLTPPRLRMMGVVL from the exons ATGACAGGTCTTGTTCTAACACCACTTCagctcaggatgatgggtccggttctAATGGCACttcaactcaggatgatgggtccggttctAACACCACttcaactcaggatgatgggtccggttctaatgccaccacgactcaggatgatgggtctggTAATGCCACttcaactcaggatgatgggcCTGGTTCTAATGCCACCACGACTCAGGATGACGGGTCCGGTTCTAATGCCACcacgactcag GATGATGGGCCTGGTTCTGGTTCTAACGCCACttcaactcaggatgatgggtccggttctaatgccactgcgactcaggatgatgggtccggGTCTGGTTCTAATGCCtcaactcaggatgatgg gtccggttctaatgccaccacgactcaggatgatgggtccggttctGGTTCTAACGCCACttcaactcaggatgatgggtccggttctAATGCCACCACGACTCAG GATGACGGGTCCGGTTCTAATGCCACcacaactcaggatgatgggtccagttctaatgccaccacgactcaggatgatgggtccggttctGGTTCTAACACCACttcaactcaggatgatgggtccggttctAATGGCACttcaactcag GATGACGGGTCCGGTTCTAATGGCACttcaactcaggatgatgggtccggttctaatgccaccacgactcaggatgatgggtctggttctaatgccaccacgactcaggatgatgg gtccggttctaatgccaccacgactcaggatgatgggtccggttctAACACCACTTCAACTCAGGATGACGGGTCCGGTTCTAATGGCACttcaactcaggatgatgg gtccggttctaatgccacctcaactcaggatgatgggtccggttctAATGCCACCACGACTCAG gatgatgggtccggttctaatgccaccacgactcaggatgatgg GTCCGGTTCTAATGCCACcacgactcaggatgatgggtccggttctAACACCACTTCAACTCAGGATGACGGGTCCGGTTCTAATGCCACcacaactcaggatgatgg gtccggttctaatgccaccacgactcaggatgatgggtccggttctAACACCACttcaactcaggatgatgggtccggttctAATGCCACCACGACTCAGGATGACGGGTCTGGTTCTGGTTCTAATGCCACttcaactcaggatgatgggtccggttctaatgccaccacaactcaggatgatgggtccggttctaatgccacttcgactcaggatgatgggtctggTTCTAATGCCACCACGACTCAGGATGACGGGTCCGGTTCTGGTTCTAACGCCACttcaactcaggatgatgggtacggttctaatgccaccacgactcaggatgatgg gtccggttctGGTTCTAACGCCACttcaactcaggatgatgggtccggttctaatgccaccacgactcaggatgatgggtgTGGTTCTAAC GCCACcacgactcaggatgatgggtgTGGTTCTGTGA
- the LOC122141873 gene encoding protein FAM186A-like isoform X26 has protein sequence MTGLVLTPLQLRMMGPVLMALQLRMMGPVLTPLQLRMMGPVLMPPRLRMMGLVMPLQLRMMGLVLMPPRLRMTGPVLMPPRLRMMGLVLVLTPLQLRMMGPVLVLTPLQLRMMGPVLMPPRLRMMGPGLVLMPQLRMMGPVLMPPRLRMMGPVLVLTPLQLRMMGPVLMPPRLRMTGPVLMPPQLRMMGPVLMPPRLRMMGPVLVLTPLQLRMMGPVLMALQLRMTGPVLMALQLRMMGPVLMPPRLRMMGLVLMPPRLRMMGPVLMPPRLRMMGPVLTPLQLRMTGPVLMALQLRMMGPVLMPPQLRMMGPVLMPPRLRMMGPVLMPPRLRMMGPVLMPPRLRMMGPVLTPLQLRMTGPVLMPPQLRMMGPVLMPPRLRMMGPVLTPLQLRMMGPVLMPPRLRMTGLVLVLMPLQLRMMGPVLMPPQLRMMGPVLMPLRLRMMGLVLMPPRLRMTGPVLVLTPLQLRMMGTVLMPPRLRMMGPVLVLTPLQLRMMGPVLMPPRLRMMGVVLTPPRLRMMGVVL, from the exons ATGACAGGTCTTGTTCTAACACCACTTCagctcaggatgatgggtccggttctAATGGCACttcaactcaggatgatgggtccggttctAACACCACttcaactcaggatgatgggtccggttctaatgccaccacgactcaggatgatgggtctggTAATGCCACttcaactcaggatgatgggcCTGGTTCTAATGCCACCACGACTCAGGATGACGGGTCCGGTTCTAATGCCACcacgactcaggatgatgggCCTGGTTCTGGTTCTAACGCCACTTCagctcaggatgatgggtccg GTTCTGGTTCTAACGCCACttcaactcaggatgatgg GTCCGGTTCTAATGCCACCgcgactcaggatgatgggtccggGTCTGGTTCTAATGCCTCAACTCAG gatgatgggtccggttctaatgccaccacgactcaggatgatgggtccggttctGGTTCTAACGCCACttcaactcaggatgatgggtccggttctAATGCCACCACGACTCAG GATGACGGGTCCGGTTCTAATGCCACcacaactcaggatgatgggtccagttctaatgccaccacgactcaggatgatgggtccggttctGGTTCTAACACCACttcaactcaggatgatgggtccggttctAATGGCACttcaactcag GATGACGGGTCCGGTTCTAATGGCACttcaactcaggatgatgggtccggttctaatgccaccacgactcaggatgatgggtctggttctaatgccaccacgactcaggatgatgg gtccggttctaatgccaccacgactcaggatgatgggtccggttctAACACCACTTCAACTCAGGATGACGGGTCCGGTTCTAATGGCACttcaactcaggatgatgg gtccggttctaatgccacctcaactcaggatgatgggtccggttctAATGCCACCACGACTCAG gatgatgggtccggttctaatgccaccacgactcaggatgatgg GTCCGGTTCTAATGCCACcacgactcaggatgatgggtccggttctAACACCACTTCAACTCAGGATGACGGGTCCGGTTCTAATGCCACcacaactcaggatgatgg gtccggttctaatgccaccacgactcaggatgatgggtccggttctAACACCACttcaactcaggatgatgggtccggttctAATGCCACCACGACTCAGGATGACGGGTCTGGTTCTGGTTCTAATGCCACttcaactcaggatgatgggtccggttctaatgccaccacaactcaggatgatgggtccggttctaatgccacttcgactcaggatgatgggtctggTTCTAATGCCACCACGACTCAGGATGACGGGTCCGGTTCTGGTTCTAACGCCACttcaactcaggatgatgggtacggttctaatgccaccacgactcaggatgatgg gtccggttctGGTTCTAACGCCACttcaactcaggatgatgggtccggttctaatgccaccacgactcaggatgatgggtgTGGTTCTAAC GCCACcacgactcaggatgatgggtgTGGTTCTGTGA
- the LOC122141873 gene encoding protein FAM186A-like isoform X27, whose amino-acid sequence MTGLVLTPLQLRMMGPVLMALQLRMMGPVLTPLQLRMMGPVLMPPRLRMMGLVMPLQLRMMGLVLMPPRLRMTGPVLMPPRLRMMGLVLMPPRLRMMGLVLVLTPLQLRMMGPVLMPLRLRMMGPGLVLMPQLRMMGPVLMPPRLRMMGPVLVLTPLQLRMMGPVLMPPRLRMTGPVLMPPQLRMMGPVLMPPRLRMMGPVLVLTPLQLRMMGPVLMALQLRMTGPVLMALQLRMMGPVLMPPRLRMMGLVLMPPRLRMMGPVLMPPRLRMMGPVLTPLQLRMTGPVLMALQLRMMGPVLMPPQLRMMGPVLMPPRLRMMGPVLMPPRLRMMGPVLMPPRLRMMGPVLTPLQLRMTGPVLMPPQLRMMGPVLMPPRLRMMGPVLTPLQLRMMGPVLMPPRLRMTGLVLVLMPLQLRMMGPVLMPPQLRMMGPVLMPLRLRMMGLVLMPPRLRMTGPVLVLTPLQLRMMGTVLMPPRLRMMGPVLVLTPLQLRMMGPVLMPPRLRMMGVVLTPPRLRMMGVVL is encoded by the exons ATGACAGGTCTTGTTCTAACACCACTTCagctcaggatgatgggtccggttctAATGGCACttcaactcaggatgatgggtccggttctAACACCACttcaactcaggatgatgggtccggttctaatgccaccacgactcaggatgatgggtctggTAATGCCACttcaactcaggatgatgggcCTGGTTCTAATGCCACCACGACTCAGGATGACGGGTCCGGTTCTAATGCCACcacgactcaggatgatgggCCT GGTTCTAATGCCACcacgactcag GATGATGGGCCTGGTTCTGGTTCTAACGCCACttcaactcaggatgatgggtccggttctaatgccactgcgactcaggatgatgggtccggGTCTGGTTCTAATGCCtcaactcaggatgatgg gtccggttctaatgccaccacgactcaggatgatgggtccggttctGGTTCTAACGCCACttcaactcaggatgatgggtccggttctAATGCCACCACGACTCAG GATGACGGGTCCGGTTCTAATGCCACcacaactcaggatgatgggtccagttctaatgccaccacgactcaggatgatgggtccggttctGGTTCTAACACCACttcaactcaggatgatgggtccggttctAATGGCACttcaactcag GATGACGGGTCCGGTTCTAATGGCACttcaactcaggatgatgggtccggttctaatgccaccacgactcaggatgatgggtctggttctaatgccaccacgactcaggatgatgg gtccggttctaatgccaccacgactcaggatgatgggtccggttctAACACCACTTCAACTCAGGATGACGGGTCCGGTTCTAATGGCACttcaactcaggatgatgg gtccggttctaatgccacctcaactcaggatgatgggtccggttctAATGCCACCACGACTCAG gatgatgggtccggttctaatgccaccacgactcaggatgatgg GTCCGGTTCTAATGCCACcacgactcaggatgatgggtccggttctAACACCACTTCAACTCAGGATGACGGGTCCGGTTCTAATGCCACcacaactcaggatgatgg gtccggttctaatgccaccacgactcaggatgatgggtccggttctAACACCACttcaactcaggatgatgggtccggttctAATGCCACCACGACTCAGGATGACGGGTCTGGTTCTGGTTCTAATGCCACttcaactcaggatgatgggtccggttctaatgccaccacaactcaggatgatgggtccggttctaatgccacttcgactcaggatgatgggtctggTTCTAATGCCACCACGACTCAGGATGACGGGTCCGGTTCTGGTTCTAACGCCACttcaactcaggatgatgggtacggttctaatgccaccacgactcaggatgatgg gtccggttctGGTTCTAACGCCACttcaactcaggatgatgggtccggttctaatgccaccacgactcaggatgatgggtgTGGTTCTAAC GCCACcacgactcaggatgatgggtgTGGTTCTGTGA
- the LOC122141873 gene encoding protein FAM186A-like isoform X48 gives MTGLVLTPLQLRMMGPVLVLTPLQLRMMGLVLMPPRLRMTGPVLMPPRLRMMGLVLMPPRLRMMGLVLVLTPLQLRMMGPVLMPLRLRMMGPGLVLMPQLRMMGPVLMPPRLRMMGPVLVLTPLQLRMMGPVLMPPRLRMTGPVLMPPQLRMMGPVLMPPRLRMMGPVLVLTPLQLRMMGPVLMALQLRMTGPVLMALQLRMMGPVLMPPRLRMMGLVLMPPRLRMMGPVLMPPRLRMMGPVLTPLQLRMTGPVLMALQLRMMGPVLMPPQLRMMGPVLMPPRLRMMGPVLMPPRLRMMGPVLMPPRLRMMGPVLTPLQLRMTGPVLMPPQLRMMGPVLMPPRLRMMGPVLTPLQLRMMGPVLMPPRLRMTGLVLVLMPLQLRMMGPVLMPPQLRMMGPVLMPLRLRMMGLVLMPPRLRMTGPVLVLTPLQLRMMGTVLMPPRLRMMGPVLVLTPLQLRMMGPVLMPPRLRMMGVVLTPPRLRMMGVVL, from the exons ATGACAGGTCTTGTTCTAACACCACTTCagctcaggatgatgggtccggttct ggttctAACACCACttcaactcaggatgatgg gcCTGGTTCTAATGCCACCACGACTCAGGATGACGGGTCCGGTTCTAATGCCACcacgactcaggatgatgggCCT GGTTCTAATGCCACcacgactcag GATGATGGGCCTGGTTCTGGTTCTAACGCCACttcaactcaggatgatgggtccggttctaatgccactgcgactcaggatgatgggtccggGTCTGGTTCTAATGCCtcaactcaggatgatgg gtccggttctaatgccaccacgactcaggatgatgggtccggttctGGTTCTAACGCCACttcaactcaggatgatgggtccggttctAATGCCACCACGACTCAG GATGACGGGTCCGGTTCTAATGCCACcacaactcaggatgatgggtccagttctaatgccaccacgactcaggatgatgggtccggttctGGTTCTAACACCACttcaactcaggatgatgggtccggttctAATGGCACttcaactcag GATGACGGGTCCGGTTCTAATGGCACttcaactcaggatgatgggtccggttctaatgccaccacgactcaggatgatgggtctggttctaatgccaccacgactcaggatgatgg gtccggttctaatgccaccacgactcaggatgatgggtccggttctAACACCACTTCAACTCAGGATGACGGGTCCGGTTCTAATGGCACttcaactcaggatgatgg gtccggttctaatgccacctcaactcaggatgatgggtccggttctAATGCCACCACGACTCAG gatgatgggtccggttctaatgccaccacgactcaggatgatgg GTCCGGTTCTAATGCCACcacgactcaggatgatgggtccggttctAACACCACTTCAACTCAGGATGACGGGTCCGGTTCTAATGCCACcacaactcaggatgatgg gtccggttctaatgccaccacgactcaggatgatgggtccggttctAACACCACttcaactcaggatgatgggtccggttctAATGCCACCACGACTCAGGATGACGGGTCTGGTTCTGGTTCTAATGCCACttcaactcaggatgatgggtccggttctaatgccaccacaactcaggatgatgggtccggttctaatgccacttcgactcaggatgatgggtctggTTCTAATGCCACCACGACTCAGGATGACGGGTCCGGTTCTGGTTCTAACGCCACttcaactcaggatgatgggtacggttctaatgccaccacgactcaggatgatgg gtccggttctGGTTCTAACGCCACttcaactcaggatgatgggtccggttctaatgccaccacgactcaggatgatgggtgTGGTTCTAAC GCCACcacgactcaggatgatgggtgTGGTTCTGTGA